The following coding sequences are from one Marinoscillum sp. 108 window:
- the bshA gene encoding N-acetyl-alpha-D-glucosaminyl L-malate synthase BshA: MKIGIVCYPTYGGSGVVATELGKALAKEGHEIHFITYSQPTRLDFFSENLYYHEVSVKSYPLFDYPPYELALASKMVDVVEHEKIDILHVHYAIPHASAAYMAKQILKTKGIVIPVITTLHGTDITLVGKDATYEPVVTFSINQSDGVTAVSEDLRKDTLEHFDITREIAVIPNFIDLERFKKQKKDHFKKAICPLDEKLIVHTSNFRKVKRVQDVIDVFNRVRKVIPSKLLMVGDGPERHTMEELCRSMCNIDDVRFLGKLEAVEEVLSVSDLFLMTSEKESFGLAALEAMACQVPVISTNAGGLPELNLHGTSGFVCEVGDTKTMAEHAIHILDDANLGKFKEGALNRAKDFDVTNILPLYERFYVQTMENTKNSVSTLL; encoded by the coding sequence AATAGGAATTGTCTGTTATCCCACCTACGGTGGGAGTGGTGTAGTGGCTACGGAATTGGGAAAGGCCCTGGCCAAAGAAGGTCACGAAATTCATTTTATCACCTATTCGCAGCCCACCCGGCTCGATTTCTTTAGTGAAAACCTCTATTATCATGAGGTCTCTGTGAAATCCTATCCCTTGTTTGACTACCCGCCATATGAGTTGGCCCTGGCCAGTAAAATGGTGGATGTGGTGGAGCACGAAAAAATTGACATTCTCCATGTTCATTATGCCATTCCTCATGCGTCTGCTGCCTATATGGCCAAGCAGATTCTGAAGACCAAGGGTATCGTGATCCCGGTGATCACTACCCTACACGGTACAGACATTACATTGGTGGGCAAAGATGCCACCTACGAACCCGTGGTTACTTTCTCTATCAACCAGTCGGATGGTGTCACAGCTGTTTCTGAAGACCTGCGAAAAGACACTCTGGAGCATTTTGACATCACACGTGAGATAGCGGTCATCCCCAACTTCATAGACCTGGAGCGCTTCAAAAAGCAAAAAAAGGATCATTTCAAAAAGGCCATTTGTCCACTCGATGAAAAGCTCATCGTTCATACCTCCAATTTCCGAAAGGTAAAAAGGGTACAGGACGTCATTGATGTTTTCAACAGGGTGCGCAAAGTCATCCCTTCCAAGCTGCTCATGGTTGGTGACGGTCCTGAGCGCCATACCATGGAAGAGCTCTGCAGAAGCATGTGCAACATAGACGATGTGCGCTTTCTGGGGAAACTGGAGGCCGTAGAGGAGGTGCTCTCCGTATCAGACCTCTTTCTTATGACTTCTGAAAAGGAAAGTTTCGGACTGGCGGCGCTGGAGGCTATGGCCTGTCAGGTCCCGGTCATTTCTACCAACGCCGGTGGGCTTCCCGAGCTCAACCTGCACGGTACTTCCGGTTTTGTCTGTGAGGTAGGAGATACCAAAACCATGGCCGAGCATGCCATACACATTCTGGATGATGCTAACCTCGGAAAATTTAAAGAAGGTGCGCTCAACCGAGCCAAGGATTTTGACGTAACTAATATTTTACCGCTATATGAGCGGTTTTATGTGCAGACTATGGAAAACACTAAAAACAGTGTCTCAACACTCTTGTGA